AGCTTTGATGGCTTTGACAGATCCTTTCTTTGTCGCCCTCAAGCGCAGCTTCTCACGCGGCCATCCTTGCGACCGGCATGATGATGGGAGCATTATCAGATCAGCGTGCTTTGATAGGACCGCTTCTCATGCTGATCGTTCAGTAAAAATCCAGTTTTTATTAATGTTTATGTGCACGGTACCACTAATATTCTCTTCACTAACGTTGAGTTTGATGATATTGAACCTTCAACAAGTTGAAAGGCCACGttacaaaatgtttccatttAATTGCATCTATGGAGAAGTACGCGAAATAGTTAAGAAGATACAATTAAATTCACTTCCGTTCTCTTTCTTGTCTTCAACCAACCACGCAATCACCAAattctcttcatcttttttcttgtctaTCATAAACATCCAAACGGTAATAAACCAAATCTATTCTGTTCCCTCTTAATAAATTGATCCGAATTGCGTGTCAAAGCGAACAGCAAGCTTGGTTCTATCTTTCTATCTGCCCGCTCGAGAATCAGCTCGAACATCAATCCGCACTCTCAACACTCAAGTCAAAGTTGGGAAATCAGATAGCCAGAGCATCTTGCAGAATGCTTGCATAGGGAAATATTTCGAGCGACGTTGCTCTTTCTATGGAATGCGACTCCTCCTGGAGTTGGACTTAAACAGCTGAGGGATCTAATGGATTCGAGGCTAAAcagaagtttcttttttaaagtctTGCATAAGATGTGACCTTAATCAATGTTGTCTGTAAACAGTCTGGGATATTTCCACTAGGCTTGGAACCGCAAGAACAGAGACATAAACGACAATGAAAGGTCATTTAACATTAATGAAATGGAATTTATCACAAGAACAAGTTTCGAATGTGTGGAAGTTCTTAATTACAGAGCAGTTACCATGACCAGAGGGGAAACTCCACCCATATGTAAAGTTCAATTTAATGCTGAATTTAGTGCAAATTGCTTTAAAACAACTTTCAACATCTGTGCTTTACAGGAAACTGCATGAGCTTGACTCAAGAGGGGGATTCATAAACAAAATCAACATGAAGCTTACCTTGAGAATAGTTTTCATGCTCGGAATTTGTCTAGTGATGGCCACGTGTTTTCCGTCGCTGGACGATGCCTACGCGCCTGTGCCTTCACCTCTGGCGGATGATCCACCCGGGACTGCTCCAGGTCAACCAGGCGGAGATCCTCCAACCACTCAAGAACGGTTAGTGGGAGTTTTCGATGTCATGGATTATGGAGCAGTGGCCGATGGAACTACGGACAGCCGCCTGGTAGATTCTCAATTATTAACAGTTACATATGTACTAGGATTGGAGTAGTTCAATTGGCGTAATGTTCATCTTTTGCAGGGCCGGTGCAAAACTtccttaggaaaaaaaaaatgaagtaacaGTTTCGTTTCATCTAGAGTTGCATCATACATGGATTGTTTAAGCATAAGATGGACCCTTTAGCTAGCTTTAACCTGTTGGAATCAGATGGCAGTCAAGAAGAGAGACAACATTTTTTGACTCTAAGCAATACTTTGAACAGGCATTCTTGTCAGCCTGGGAGGAGGCATGCGCACACCGCAGCAATTCGACCCTCTATGTACCCAACAGCACATTTTTGGTCAGTCCAATTTCATTCAACGGACCTTGCCGCCATCTCTATTCCCCGAGAGTGGAGGTCAGAGGGACTCTGAAGGCGCCGATGTCCTCCAGTGAGTTCCCGTCCAATGATTGGATCGTTTTCCGAGACTTGCACGGACTAGTCCTCACGGGTGAGACAGGGAGGGCTTTGTTCGATGGCCAAGGATCAGAAGCCTGGAAAGACCCAAGCTGCCACAAGAAAAATCGATGCGACAAGCTGATAACTGTAGGTTCAACTCAGTTCCCCTCAGAAAGTTTGCAAATTAACCTGCAATTGATGCCATGACTATTTCTTCGTGCTTCATCTTATGCAGTCGCTGAGATTGAGCAACGTCTCAAACGCAACGATCTACCACATTGACCTGCTCAACAGCAAGAGCTTCCACATGAGCATCTACGAGTCCAGcaacatcagattgcacagcaTCAGCATTATATCACCGGAAGACAGCC
This region of Eucalyptus grandis isolate ANBG69807.140 chromosome 8, ASM1654582v1, whole genome shotgun sequence genomic DNA includes:
- the LOC104417526 gene encoding exopolygalacturonase; this translates as MATCFPSLDDAYAPVPSPLADDPPGTAPGQPGGDPPTTQERLVGVFDVMDYGAVADGTTDSRLAFLSAWEEACAHRSNSTLYVPNSTFLVSPISFNGPCRHLYSPRVEVRGTLKAPMSSSEFPSNDWIVFRDLHGLVLTGETGRALFDGQGSEAWKDPSCHKKNRCDKLITSLRLSNVSNATIYHIDLLNSKSFHMSIYESSNIRLHSISIISPEDSPNTDGIHVSHSANISITSSTIGVGDDCVSIGPGNTNISVSYVDCGPGHGISVGSLGKGQNEERVDLIRVSNCTINGTQNGVRVKTWPGAPPSEASNMIFENIVMTNVTNPIIIDQEYCPSSQCDIEKASLVKLSNMLFKNITGTYNSNKAVALLCSPSVPCENVFLVGVHLNWTTEQEDRRAGRVSLKGLIQGLDMINSSF